The Thermogemmatispora onikobensis genome includes the window GGCCTGCTCCTGCCCCGTGGCGGTGACATTGGTGGAGGTCTCGATCAGTACCTTAAACAGCTCTTCTTTGCTGGAGAAGTAGCGGTAAATCAGACCCTGGCTAATGCCGCTGGCCTCCGCGATATCGCTGATGCGTGTTTCCGCCAGGCCGCGGCGGGCAAAGATCTCGGCGGCTACGTGTAAAATCTGCCGCCGGCGTTCATCGCGGATCTGCTGGTTTGCTTGCTCACTGCGTGGCATCGGCTCATCCTGATAAGGTGGCGTGGCGGGTAGGTAGATAACGTCCTCTACTCGGGGCCGCCTTGATCTCAGCCCGCTCGAACTGGAACGAGCGGCTGGATTCTTTGAATGAGTAATCACTCATTCAACACATTGGAAAGTATAGCCTTCCTGCTGGCCTCTGTCAAGAGGGTGGGCAAGGAGCTGGCAGAGAGCCTGGCAGGAGGGTGGCCGAGACTGGGGCGAGAGGGTGAGAGTGAGAGGTAAGCAGGAGTCTGACGGAGCTAGGCGAGAGCATCCAGCGTATCGTCCTCTGCTGAAGGGCGGATCACCTCAAGCTGGGCCCCGAGGGTGCGTAGCTTCTCATCCAGACGCTCATAGCCGCGCTCGATATGCTCCACGCCATGCACCTCAGAGGTTCCCTCGGCGCAGAGAGCGGCCAGAATATAGGAGCAGCCGGCGCGGATATCGGGGATATCCAGACGAGCGGCGCTCAAAGGGGTGGGACCACGAACCACGCAGCTATGCAAATACTGTTTCTCGCGGAAGCGACAGGGTACCTCGCCCAGGCACTTCGTATAGAGGCCGATATGGGCCCCCATTGTTTTCAGGGCGTGGGTATAGCCGAAGCGGTCTTCATAGATTGTCTCATGGACCACCGAAATGCCATCGGCCTGGGTCAGCAGGATCGTGAAAGGCTGCTGCCAATCCGTCATAAAGCCTGGGTGGACATCCGTCTCCAGAGCGATGGGGGGGGGAGGGCGATCATCCCCAATAAAGCGAATGCCCTCATCTTCCACCTCGAAGCGCAGGCCCATCTTCGACAGCGTATTCAAGAAAGTCAGCAGCGTATCCTGCTGGGCCCCGCGCAGATAAATATCGCCTTTCGTCAGATAGGCTGCGATGGCCAGAGACACCGCCTCATTGCGGTCGCTCAAGAGCGTATGGCGGGCGCCGCGCAGGCGTTGGACCCCTTCGACAACGATGCGGCGATCCACCTTCTGCTCGATAATGGCTCCCATTTTCTGCAAGAACTTGATCAGATCGATGATCTCCGGTTCGAGGGCGGCGTTCTCAATGATCGTCACGCCGCGGGCCAGCGAAGCCGTAATCAAAAAGTTCTCGGTGGCCATCACGCTGGGAAAAGGCAAGCGGATCGTAGCCCCGTGCAGGCCACGGGGAGCGCTCATATAGTAGCGTCCGCCCAGCTCCACGATTGTCGCGCCCATCTGTTGCAGGCCGTTGAGATGGAAATCGATCGGGCGGGCTCCGATCCGATCGCCGCCAGGGAGGGGGATATCGGCCTCGCCGCAGCGATGCAGCAGGGGGCCGACTGCCAGGATCGCCATTCGATTCAAGCCGCCGATGGTTGCCGAGACCGAAGTAGAGTGAATGGCTGGCGTCCTGATCGTGAGCATATGCTCTGCTTCATTGAGCGTCACCTCTGAACCCATATCCTGGCAGAGACTGAGGGTCAGATAGAGATCACCGATGAGAGGCACATTGCGCAGCGTGCAGGGTTCCTCGCTCAGCAGCGAAGCGATGGTCATCTTGGTGACAGCATTCTTGGCTCCGCTGACCGTAACCTCGCCGTGGAGGGGGGTGCCGCCGCGGATCAAATAATAGGGAGCAGCCTTTGCAACGTCCGTCATGGATAGAGAGGTCTCCTTACCTGTTTACGAGCATTGCCCGGGGCCGTCCATAACCAGCGCAAGGCGTTGAGGCGGGAAGGAGGGTGCTTCACATAGCCTGCGCGCGCTCGTCTCCGTCCTCGTCCAAATGGTAACCAGCCTGGCCGGCGCTGGCGTTCGCCGTCGGTGGCTCTTGAGACTGGCAGGTGAGGGCTGCCTAGAGGGCCGACAATCTCGCCGCGCTCGATAGCATCGAGGAGGTCGAGCACATAATTGACACTCTGTGCCACCCCCTCGACCATCAGATAGCCGCTGGGCTTGACAGCATCGCCCACCAGAAAGAGGCCCTGTAAAGGTGTGACCGGCGAGAGATCCGTCCCCTGAGCCAGGCGATTCACCGGCCACTCGCCCCGATAGACGCTCATCGTCAAAATGCGGCAGTGGCGTTCAAAGGTTTCGCCGAAAAGTTGGCGCAGATCGGCGATGGCCAGGGCTTTCTCCTCCTCGATATTCTCGCTCTGGATTACCTGATGCGTGATGAGCAAGTGCTTGCCGGGGGGAGCCAGGCGGGGGTCGCAGTTTGTTGGCTGGACAATACCAGCGATGCGCTGCGTGTCGAGACAATACATGATCCCTCGATGTGGGATCAAAGAAACATCGCTGAGCACATGGACCTTCAGGCCCACTGCTTCGCGGTAAGCCTGATCCGCCTCGGTAGCTGTTGCCGCGCTCTGGGCCGCCTGTCGCTGCTGCTTGAGCAGCTCGGCCTGACGCACCTGGCGATTTTCGATCAGAGCGGTGGTCGCGCGCGGGCCGATATCGCTGACCAGCAGGGGAGCGTAGAGCAGCAGCTCGTCACCGCTAGTCTTGTCGCGGGCGCGCACACCTGTCACTCGCCCATCGGTGTGCAGAATCTGCTGCACCTCATGGCTGAGCAACACAGTGGCTCCCCGCTCGCGCAGGCGGCGCTCTAGCTCGGCTGCCAGCGCTCCGCAGCCACCCTCGACAATCCCAGGCGCACCATAGCGGAACATATTTTTGGTCGTGGCGACGACCTCAGCCGTTGAGACCTGATCCAGCTCCAGGCTGAGGGCGAAGCGCGCGATGCGCTCGAAGAAGGCCACCAACTCGCGATTGCGCTCGACCTTGATATGGCGCGCCAGCCAGGCGCTGAATGGTAAAGTGCTCTCGCTGGCGGGCAGCGGGCGGAAAAACATCAGATAGCCCAGGCGTAGGAACCAGAAGAACTGGCGCGGGCCCAGAAAGCGATAGACGCCGAGGAGGCCACGAGCACGCACCTGGCGCCCATGCACATGGAAGGAGCCGAAGACATCGGCGTCCAAAAGGCGGTGAGGGATCTGCAGGCGCCGCAAGGTGTGGGCCAGCACTCCGCTGCTGCCAAAAGGCACCATGTGGACAGCCCCGGTGCTGACCTGCACACCTTTGAAGGTCTTGGCGGTAAAGCGTCCACCGCAGTGATCAAGTCGCTCTAGCAGAGCCACCCGCTTGCCGCGCTGCAGCAGTTGAGCGGCGCTGAGCAATCCCCCCAGGCCAGCGCCAATGACGATGGCGTCGTAGTGAGCTTCCTGCATCTTTCTCAGAAAGAACCTGGTTTACTAGAGTTGAAAGCTGTCAGCGCTCTTCCCCGATTAGCGCTCTGAGTAGGGTATTGCACTCAGCAAGCGTGTTGAGCACGCTCTGGTGGATCTGGAAGACCTTATTCAGCTCGCGCGCTTTGCGAGCAAGGCGTGTCACATACTCGATATCGCGTGGATTGTTCGTGACGTCTTCCATCAGCTGGATCAGCTCGGACCAGGCCAGGGCCTCGCGGCTGCGGGCCACGTCGGCGATCGTTTGATCCATGCGTTCGGCCACGCGGCGGACGCCGGCGCGCAACTGATTAGCCGTCTGGGCGATTTCGGCCTCATGGTTGCGCAGGGCCTCCTGGGTTGCGTTCAGCTGTTCTTGAAGAGCGGAGACCTGTCCATCGAGCGTGGCCAGGGCTGCCATGAGAGAAGACATATCCGGCAACGCTGGCAGAGGCAGGCTGGTCAGGCGATTGAAGGTCACGCCATCGGCAGTGCTAGAAGCAAGGGGCTGAGCGACCTCTGCAGCGGCAGAAGCGGGCGCCATCGGCTCTGGCTCGCGTACTGGGCTGATGGCGACCGGCTCGGCTGCAGTGGCGCTGCTGCTGGAGCCGCTCTCGCTGCTGGGGGTGACCGGCGGAGTGGACGAGATTGATCCGCTGCTGGCCACTACCGAAGGAGGCAACTCGCTCTCTGTGTGCGTTGCAAACTGGTCAATGGAACTGGCCGTCAGACTGCTATCCTCGCGTGTCCGATAGGTCATCTCGTTCGGTTGAATGCTGATGGTTGGCAGCTCATCGACGCCGACAGCGGGAGCCTGGAAGATCAGCTCATGCTCACCGATACCAATGTGGTCGCCATCCTTCAGTGTATAAGGGACCAGTTCTTCAAGCTGTTGGCCGTTGACGAATGTTCCGTTAGCGCTCCGCTCGTCGCGCAGGATATACTGGCCATTTTCGTAGCGTACAGTTGCATGGCGGCGTGAAGTAAGCTTATCCTTGGAGAGGAGAATATCGCTGGTTGGCGCGCGTCCAATCGTAATTTCCTCTTTATCAAGGGTATATTCCTGGATCACCTCACCGCTCTCTGATTTCAGGATAAAGCGGGCGGGGTTTTTAATTTTTGGCTCCGCTGTGGCAACTGCCGCTTCATGGCTAGCGGCTGGCTGAGCGGGAGAGGGTGACAGCTCCGTTGGTGCAGATGGAGAAGCGGGAATGGTGGCATTTGGCCAGCTACCACCGGACGAAGGCGGCGACTGAGGACCAGGAGCCGCAGCTCCCCACTCATCCTGAGCTGGCACGGTTGCGTCGCCCCCGGAGAGCGGGGTCTGGGCCGGCTCATAGGCGGGAGCGGATGGAAGCAGCGGCTGACCACAACTCAAGCAGAAGCGATCGCCGGGCCGCGTCTCTGCACCACAACGGGGGCACTTGTCCATAATAGATCTCCTCCCTTTGCTAGCACGTAGGCTTTGCTTTTGTGCTCCTCGTATACCTCACAGGAGTATTTAGCGCACTCGCAAAACTGTTGCCATTATACCAGAAGTGGTCACCGGGCGTCGAGCGGGTACACAAGCGAGGGTAGGAGAGCAATCGCTCACCTGCTGTGTCACTCATTCACTCGCTGGGCAGCCCATGTTACCAGAACAGACGCCTGAACACCTCACGGATGAGATGACGCACAAAGAGGTAGGTCAAGAAAAGCGTGAGGGCGATCAGACCGACGAAGCACCAGAAGAAGCCGCGCAGTCCGGGGATGTACCAGGCCAGCAGGCCCAAAGCCACCAGAGCGGCCAGGGTGCCCCCAACGATGGCCAACAGAATCAGCCCCGCTTGCTTGAGGGGCTGATTCTGCTGGCCTGGCAAGGCATTTGCCAGCTGGAACGCTGAATCCGGCATGGGCTGGATTGGCGAAGCTCCTGACGGATCTCCCCAACCGGGGCCAGGGGATCTGTTCCTCTGGCTGCTGGCTATTCCAACCGAAGGGGACAGCTGGGCGCCGCAATTGGTGCAAAAGCGCATCTGCGAGTCATAAGGCTGGCCGCAGTAAGAGCAAATGCCTGCCCTTTGCATCTTCCTGACTCCTTTCCTATCTCCCAAGAGAACGTGCTTGAAACTGTGCCACCCCTGGGACCTGCTTTCTTCGCCCAGCGGAGTCGGAGATCCCCTTGATGGTTGCTTCTGAGCTCGTACTCTTACAGAAATTCAGCGAACACTCTGTTCTACAGCCCCTGAGTTACCTCTTCTTCTTCTTCTTCGCCGTCGCCTCCCCTCCTCTCGCGCTGCCCTGTCGCTCACCCCGGCAGCAATCAAGAGGCATCAAGAGAGAGGCACCCAGGCTACATCAGGTTGCAGCGTGTCGAAAAACTGTTTCAGTGTCTTCTCGTCGCCGGGTGCCGAAAACACAATGCTCGTCTCGCCGCGCACCCCGGAACAAATCTGGCTCGGCGTACGTGTTGGTGTTGGACTCACCCGGGCGGTTGGGCTAGCCTTGGCCTGGGGGCGGGCCGTGGCCGTGGGTGTCACCAGCGAGGCTGTGCACTGGAAGACTGACTTCTGATTGCGGTGTGGTGCCTCAGAGAGGCTAATGGCGCTCCCGTCGGGGAGGAGATAGGAGATAGAGAAGTTCCCTCCAAAAATAGGGTCGTGCACCGTACCGAGGGCGCTCACCAGACAGGCACGCGCTGGCAAGCGTGATGGTAGGTAGATAGTGAAGCCGAGCAAAGCCTGAACCTGCTTCCAATCGGTAAGGGTCCGCGGGCCACTGCTGGCAGCTGTGGCCGGAGCAGTAGCAGTAGCAGTAGCAGTAGCAGTAGCAGTCGCAGTCGCAGTGCCGGGAGTGGTCGTCGCGGTAGCGGTGGAGGCTACTGGTGAGACGGTGGCTCCCTCGTCGCGGAACAGCATTGAGGGTTTGCCGCACCAGTGGAGCTGATTCAGCGCTACAGTAGCTGCGGTAGGTGTCGCGCTTCCAGATTGATTCGGGTTGCCACCCAGCAGACCGGAGCAGGCGGCAGTCAGTGATCCCGTCAAGATCACCAGGGTCAGGAGTAGAAGCCAGCCATGTCGATGCTGTGGCGAATGGGCAGCCCGTGCCGAGCGCAGTAATGCTTTCATGGGCATCATTGAGCAGCCTACTCCTCTCCCTGGTGACCTGCGAGCCAGGGGCAAGGTGTGGGGTGGCTGCTCCTCCTTTCTATCCTCTCTCAAGGGATTGCAGCGCGGCAACGAGCAGAACTTGAGAAAGAGCGTCGTGCTTTGTCCTGGTTGCTCTTCTCCTCACCCTCTCAAGAACGAACGAGAAGAGGGAGAGAGTCAGGATCGCTCGTCGCCGTTTTGCTGCTCTATCGTGCGAGCCAGTTAATTATGCCATCCAGGCCATGCGCAAGGAGCGAGGGAGGTGCGCAGCCAGATAAGAGCAGGGGTGTCTCAGCGGCGTGTGAGTAGGGGGAAGAAGGCTGCCATCCCCCGGCTCTGGCGGCGGCTGGGTGAGCGAGATGGAGCAGGAGAGGGCGGGCGAAGTGCACTCCCTGTCCCGCCTGGAGGAGAGGCGCCTCGCCTGGTGGCTCTCTCCTCCCAGCGACAACAGTACTTTTTTCCACGCTCGCAAGAGCACCCTGCGCGCTTTGAACCCAGTATATATTACTGGTAAAGGAATTCCTATGGTCTGCTTCTCATCTGGTACCAAAAGAGGGCTTTACAGCCTTTTGGTTTAGTGCTACCATTACCCTCTGCTATTCAGGAATACGTTCATCCGGGTGTTTTTTGTCCTACTCATCCGACCCTTGTACTACCAGCGTAGGGCTGGGCACCCCTCTAGCTGCCGAGTTGTTCTGATAATCCAGGCCTGTAACCTGACATTTCTATGCCCGAAGGAACTCAATCAGAGCGAACTGACGCAGCCTGAAGGCAGAGACGAACTGCGTATGAGGTGAGAGCCGGTGAATGCAAGACAGATCTGGAAAGCGACACTGGAGCAGATACAGACCCGGGTCCAGCCGTCCGTCTACGATACCTGGTTCAGCGGCACGGTGGGTCTCTCGTTCGACGAGAACGTCTTTATGGTAGGGGTGCCCTCGGCCTTTGCCAAGGCTCAAATGGAAGTACGCTTTATCGAGATGATCCGCTCGCTCCTCTCGGAGGCGACCGGCTGTCAGCCCGAGGTGCGCTTTGTGGTCACTAAGGGTTCGACTGTCAACGAGGAGCTGCAAGCGTTGGAACAAGAGGCCGCTGTGAGTGAGAGTCCTGCCCAGCGCTTAAAGCGTGCCTATCGCGCTCCCAGGCATCGCCCGGCCTTGCGGGCAAAACTCGATGCGTCTTCACCGGCGATTGCAATGACGTCTCATGCCCCTTCTAGCGCTCGCCCGGTTCCCCATCGCGCTGAGGCCCGTGAGGAGGAACACGAGCAGGCTGCTATCTTTCTTGGATATGAACGCCCTGCCGAGGAGAAGGCTGGCGGCGGTGGCGTGCAGGAGCACCTCTTTACTCCCATTGAAGGCGGTAGCATGCTAAATCCTCGCTATACCTTTGATACTTTCATTGTCGGCAAGTCGAACCGCCTGGCTCATGCCGCCTCGAAGGCAGTCGCCGAGCGCCCCGGCTATGTCTACAATCCGCTCTTCCTCTACGGTGGGGTGGGCCTGGGTAAGACCCACCTGCTTCACGCTATCGGGCATCATGGTGAGGCTGCCGGCCTGAGCGTCCTCTATACAACCTCCGAAAAGTTCACGAATGAAATTATCAACGCCATTCGCTTTCAGAAGACGGAGGAGTTTCGCGCGAAGTATCGCCAGATCGATATTCTGCTGGTCGACGATATTCAGTTCATCGCGGGCAAGGAATCGACAGAAGAGGAGTTCTTTCATACCTTTAACGCGCTCTACGATTCCAACAAGCAGATCGTGGTGACCAGCGATCGCCCCCCAAAGGCCATTGTGAGCTTGCAGGATCGCCTGCGCTCGCGCTTTGAGTGGGGATTGCTGGCCGATATTCAGCCGCCTGATTATGAGCATCGCCAGGCAATCCTGCGCTCGAAGGCCGAGTCGATGCGTTTCCAGGTTCCCCCGGCAGTCATTGATTATATTGCTCGCCCGGAATGCCGCAGCGTGCGCGAACTGGAGGGGGCGTTGAAGCGGGTGATCGCCTATGCCACCTTACATCAGGAGCCTCTCACGGTGAACCTGGCTGCCAAAGCTCTAGAGCATATCTATAACAGTAAGCCGCCAGCAACGTTAACGGTGCGTGAGGTCTTGGAAGGGGTCTGTCGCTACTATAATGTCGATCCCGAGCAGCTGCGTGGCAAAGCTCGCGATCGAGAGATCGTCTGGCCGCGCCAGGTAGCGATGTATGTGATGCGCGAGCAGACCGATGCTTCGTTGCTCCAGATCGGCGCTGAGCTGGGCGGACGCGACCATACGACGATCATGCATGGCTGGGAAAAGGTGCAGGCGGAGATGGCGACCAATGACCGTGTGCGCCGTGAGATCGCGGCGGTCATTGAGACGATCGAGCAATCTAGAATGGATCTGCGGCGGCTCTGATTGGCCGCTGCGCTCTCCTGCTGATCTGACTGAGTAAGGCGGGCTAAAGCCCTTCCATTCAGGATCGGTTGGCGCTCAGGTGGCGCAGCAGAGCCATAACGAGAGCAATCGCCAGACTGGCAATAGCGTGCGTCAGAGAGGTTGGCGCAGCGCCGGTCTGGCTATATTTTTGGCCCTGGCCCTGTGCGGGCTTATCAGGGATCTCGGGGAGAAGCTGCCTGACTGTCAGCCAGGGCGCTTCTGGCTCTGAGGGGAGCTGACCTGTCCACAGGAACAGGGAGCAATCTGTCCGCTTGCCCGGTGTCTGCTCTGTGGGTCTCGCCCCATAATGGTCCTTGCTTGTGGTTGAGTGCTTCAACAAGCAAGGAGGTCCATTAGCTATGACGTCTGCTTCTCTGAGGGCTGAGCGTACCGGGTTAATCACCGGAGCCTCTCGTGGTTTGGGGCTGGCTCTGGCTCGTGAGCTGGCTCGTGCGGGCTGGCGGCTCATTATCGATGCGCGCACTCCTGGCGAGCTGGAGGAGGCACGCGCCGAGCTGGCTCGCTGGAGCGAGATAGTGGCTCTGGCTGGCGATGTCGGCGATGCTGAGCACCAGCAGGCTTTGACCAGTGCTGCGGCGCGCTGGGGGAGGCTCGACCTGCTGGTCAATAACGCCAGTATTCTTGGCCCCAGTCCTCAGCCGTTTCTGCTGGATTATCCCCTGACGGAGCTGGAGCGAGTCTATCGCGTCAATACCTTTGCGCCTCTTGCGCTTATCCAGCTATTGCATCGCTATCTATCTTCTGGTGCCTGTATCATCAATGTTACCAGCGATGCGGCCCGTGAACCGTATCCTGGCTGGGGTGGCTATGGCTCAAGCAAAGCGGCGCTGGAGCAGCTGACCCTCATTCTGGCGGCAGAGCAGCCGCAGTGGCGGGTCTACCTGGTTGACCCTGGTGATATGAGGACGCGCCTGCATCAGGAGGCTTTCCCCGGTGAGGATATCAGTGATCGGCCTCCTCCAGAGGTGAGTGTGCCGGGCTTGTTAGCCTTGATTGAGGGAAGCTATGCCTCTGGGCGCTATCTGGCCCGTGAGGTGAAAGCTTGATGCCGGCAATGGATGCAGATGGGAGCCTTCTGGCTGTCAGAAGAATGGTAGGTACCTATGAGGACGTTCGAGCGATCTTGGCTTGAGCAAGAGTCGGGGGACGGAGGGCGTGAGGGGGGTGCTGATCCGGGAACTGATTCCAAGGGAGAGCGATCGACGGTTGGGCTGGAGCTGACCACTTTCTCCTTTGAGCTACCGCCTCAGCTGGAGGCAGGGGAGCCGCCCGAGGCGCGTGGTCTAGCCCGCGATGAGATACGTTTGCTGGTCTCGTATCGCCGTGACCATCGCCTGGTGCATGCCCGCTTTCGAGAGCTGCCAACCTTTCTCAAGCGAGGCGATGTGCTGGTGATCAATACCAGCGGCACCATGAAAGCTGCGCTGCCCGCTGAGCGAGCTGGCGGAGAGCCAATAGAGCTACATCTCTCGACGTGTCTGCCGGCTGGTCTCTGGGTAGTTGAGTTGCGCCTACCTCTTTCTGAAGGCTCGCAGCCTTTTTTCGGAGGCCGGCCTGGCGAAGTACTGACTTTGCCGCAAGGGGGGCGGGTGATGCTGCATGCTCCCTACGTGTCTCGTGCGCGCTCTGAAGCTGCTGGTCGGCAACGGCTCTGGGTGGCAACCTTTGAACTGCCGGAGCCTCTGGAGGCCTATCTGGAGCGCTATGGTTTCCCGATTCGTTACGGCTACGTCCAGCGCAAGTGGCCAATCGACTATTATCGCTCGGTCTTTGTCACAGAGGTCGGCAGTGCGGAGATGCCTTCGGCCAGTCGTCCATTTACGGCTGAGCTGGTGACGCGGCTGGTGGTAGAAGGGGTCCAGTTCGCGCCTCTGCTGTTGCATACGGGAGTAGCCAGTCTGGAAGCGCATGAGCCGCCCTACGAGGAGTACTATCGTGTGCCTGCTGAGAGTGCCGAGCTGGTCAATGCAGCTCGCCGGCATGGGCGGCGAGTCATCGCCATAGGGACAACACCAATGCGAGCGCTAGAGACGGTTGCTGATGAGTATGGAGAGGTGCATCCTGGTGAGGGCTGGACCGATCTGGTGATTACTCCGCAGCGGGGGCTGCGTGTCGTCAACGGGTTGCTGACGGGCTTCCATGAGCCGCAGGCGTCGCATCTGGCCCTCTTAGAGGCCCTGGCTGGACGCGAGCATGTAGAGCAAGCCTATGCGGCGGCGCTTCAGGAAGGCTATCTCTGGCATGAGTTTGGCGACATCCATCTGATTTTACCCTGAGCGATAGGTGGTTGTCAGGACCGGCAGGCGCAGAGACGATCAGGCAAGTACTGGCGCGTGGATGTCATCCCTCGGTTCGGGGTGAGATCTTGCCTCCGGGTCAGCGCCGACTGTGGCCCGGCGGCCTCTTGCCTGGTCGGACCGCGCCCGCTGGTCAGCTCTCTTGTAGCGGCGCCTGACTTACCCCTGCTGGACGACCTGGCTCTGGCGTACTGCTGTAACTAGCCAGTGATACAGCTTTTCCGTTTCGGGGGTGAGCTGGTCGCTCGAGATGAAAGGGTAGACGGGACGGTTGTACTCGTAGCCCTTGCGGGCAGTGGAGGTCACGGTGGCCTGCCAGCCCAGGGACGCCAGGAGAGAGACGGGGTCATCGATGGTTCCGATCCAGGGAACGCCGAGCCGCGAGACGCGCTCCATACGCTGGCGTGTTAAGGGAGAGCTGGTCATGGCGCTATGGATCGCGTCGAAGGCCAGCCAGCTCTGAGGAGCGCTCAGCTTGCTGATCAGCCCGAGCAATTGATGGATAGCCTCATTGGGCAAGTAGAAGAGCAGGCCCTCAACGAGCCAGATTGCAGGGAGTGCTGGATCGTAGCCAGCCTCCAGTAGGTGGGTGGGCCAGGAAGTCTCGGTCAAATCGGCGGGGATAAGATGCCGTCGGCAGCCCGGGCGGGCTTGCTGGGCCTGCAGGATGCCCTCTTTGTAGTGGAGTACGTCGGGCTGATCCAACTCGAAGACAGTCATGGCTGGCGGCCATTCCAGTCGGAAAGCACGTGTATCGAGGCCGCAGGCAGGCATGACAAGCTGACGAATGCCTTGCTCATTGACGATGCGCTGCACGAAATCATCGAAAAAGCGTGTGCGTACAATGATACTACCACCTGCATCTTCGAGCTGGCGAAAACGCCGTTCACCCTCGGCTCCGGCCAGAGCGGCGGCCCAGGGATCGGTGAAGAGGCGGTCCTCGCGCAGGCTCTCATGAGCGCGCACTGCGGCTGTCATATAAGCAGTGTAGCCTATCGAGGCTTTCTGGGCTGAGGTAGAGCTGTGCTCTGACATCGTGTTCATCCTTTCCAGGGCAGGCTTGTTTGCCTGGAGCAAGAGCTAACCAGGGGTAGCAGTGCTGTGGCCAGGCGTGGCCTGGCCTCTTGCTCAGGGCAATGCTGGGCTTGAGCTACACCTGTGGAGTGAAGCCTTGAAGAGCCTGAGCAGCGGTTTGGGTATCAACCAAGGTAGAGAAGGGAGGAATCTTCTTCACCGCCCCTGTTTGAAGGGCAAAGGAAGCGGTCACGTTATAGCCCCGCTCGTTGACGATGGGCGTGGTTGCGTAGGAAGAACGCAGGTCCTGGGCAGCGGCGGCAGCGGTCTTGTCGTCGATGTGAGTATACTTCTGCAAGATCTTGATGGCCTGGTCGGGATACTTCTGGATGAAGGCTAAAGCCATAGCCATAGCGCGCACGAGGGCCTTGAAGGTGTTGGGCTTGGCTCGAATCAGGCTGGCCTTGGCGTAGAAGACCGAGTTGAGCTGGCCCTGCATTTGAGGGACATCGCCGCGCAGGGGACTGATGAAGATGCGTCCCAGGCCCTGAGTTTGGACGGCCTCGCCGACAGGTTTGTAGAAGCTGAGGGCGTCGACACGGCCTGCTTTCAGGGCTGCCACCGCGGCGGAAACGTTGTTGCCGACAGCCACGAGGGTGGCGGACTTGTTGACGTCCAGACCAAAGAGGTGGAAGAGGTAGCTGACAAAGCCGCCGGTTTGGCCAGTAGCGGAAATGACGCCGATCTTTTTGCCGACGAGGGCTTTGACCTTGGCCTCCAGGGGGCTGCTTGCGGAGAGGCCAGTCTGCTGCAGGAACTTGTTACTGACGGTGATATCGTTGGGGAAGGCCACCTGGAGCTGGCCGATGACCTTGACGTCAGCGTCGACCTGCGAAACCAGGAAGGCTTCGGTGAGGAGGCCGCCGACGGCCACCTCAACAGCACCGGAATGGATGGCCTCAGCCATTTGGGGACTGGTGGGTTCAAGCTGGAAGGGGGTAGGGTAGATGGTGAGGCCCTGAGCCTGGAAGTAGCCCTTGTCAAGGGCTACCAGATCTGGCAGGAAGGGAGCTGAAAGACTGTCAACTGCTACCTTCAATCTCATGTTATCCTGGCTCTGGCTGCTCGATGGAGGGGGAGCGCTGGCGCCACAGGCGCTGGTAGCGGACAGCAGCAAGACCAGGATGAGAGCAAGCAGCAAGGAATTGGAATGTCTGAGGAGCCAACGCTGTTGCCTGAGCATTAGTGGGCTCTCCTTAAGTGGCTTGCCGAGCAAACTGTCCATTGAACGATGAACGAACGGGTTTCAGGTATCCTCGGAGCTAGCAGAGGATAGTCAGCAGGCCAGGCTGGTGCTGGCTGTGCTGATGGTGCTAAGGGCGATTTGGCGATAGGAGCGATGCTGATAATGCAAAAGCTAGTGCTATGCGCGACACTCCTCCTGTAGCAGGCTGGTTGGGCAGTCATTTCCCACGAGCTGGCAGCTTAGGCTACC containing:
- a CDS encoding FHA domain-containing protein, whose protein sequence is MDKCPRCGAETRPGDRFCLSCGQPLLPSAPAYEPAQTPLSGGDATVPAQDEWGAAAPGPQSPPSSGGSWPNATIPASPSAPTELSPSPAQPAASHEAAVATAEPKIKNPARFILKSESGEVIQEYTLDKEEITIGRAPTSDILLSKDKLTSRRHATVRYENGQYILRDERSANGTFVNGQQLEELVPYTLKDGDHIGIGEHELIFQAPAVGVDELPTISIQPNEMTYRTREDSSLTASSIDQFATHTESELPPSVVASSGSISSTPPVTPSSESGSSSSATAAEPVAISPVREPEPMAPASAAAEVAQPLASSTADGVTFNRLTSLPLPALPDMSSLMAALATLDGQVSALQEQLNATQEALRNHEAEIAQTANQLRAGVRRVAERMDQTIADVARSREALAWSELIQLMEDVTNNPRDIEYVTRLARKARELNKVFQIHQSVLNTLAECNTLLRALIGEER
- the murA gene encoding UDP-N-acetylglucosamine 1-carboxyvinyltransferase, which produces MTDVAKAAPYYLIRGGTPLHGEVTVSGAKNAVTKMTIASLLSEEPCTLRNVPLIGDLYLTLSLCQDMGSEVTLNEAEHMLTIRTPAIHSTSVSATIGGLNRMAILAVGPLLHRCGEADIPLPGGDRIGARPIDFHLNGLQQMGATIVELGGRYYMSAPRGLHGATIRLPFPSVMATENFLITASLARGVTIIENAALEPEIIDLIKFLQKMGAIIEQKVDRRIVVEGVQRLRGARHTLLSDRNEAVSLAIAAYLTKGDIYLRGAQQDTLLTFLNTLSKMGLRFEVEDEGIRFIGDDRPPPPIALETDVHPGFMTDWQQPFTILLTQADGISVVHETIYEDRFGYTHALKTMGAHIGLYTKCLGEVPCRFREKQYLHSCVVRGPTPLSAARLDIPDIRAGCSYILAALCAEGTSEVHGVEHIERGYERLDEKLRTLGAQLEVIRPSAEDDTLDALA
- a CDS encoding phytoene desaturase family protein, whose amino-acid sequence is MQEAHYDAIVIGAGLGGLLSAAQLLQRGKRVALLERLDHCGGRFTAKTFKGVQVSTGAVHMVPFGSSGVLAHTLRRLQIPHRLLDADVFGSFHVHGRQVRARGLLGVYRFLGPRQFFWFLRLGYLMFFRPLPASESTLPFSAWLARHIKVERNRELVAFFERIARFALSLELDQVSTAEVVATTKNMFRYGAPGIVEGGCGALAAELERRLRERGATVLLSHEVQQILHTDGRVTGVRARDKTSGDELLLYAPLLVSDIGPRATTALIENRQVRQAELLKQQRQAAQSAATATEADQAYREAVGLKVHVLSDVSLIPHRGIMYCLDTQRIAGIVQPTNCDPRLAPPGKHLLITHQVIQSENIEEEKALAIADLRQLFGETFERHCRILTMSVYRGEWPVNRLAQGTDLSPVTPLQGLFLVGDAVKPSGYLMVEGVAQSVNYVLDLLDAIERGEIVGPLGSPHLPVSRATDGERQRRPGWLPFGRGRRRARAGYVKHPPSRLNALRWLWTAPGNARKQVRRPLYP
- a CDS encoding helix-turn-helix domain-containing protein — translated: MPRSEQANQQIRDERRRQILHVAAEIFARRGLAETRISDIAEASGISQGLIYRYFSSKEELFKVLIETSTNVTATGQEQA